The following are encoded in a window of Fretibacter rubidus genomic DNA:
- a CDS encoding nucleotidyltransferase family protein, with amino-acid sequence MIKTAMIMAAGHGTRMRPLTHDRSKAMVELAGRPLIDHMIDRLLAVGVTRIIVNVHAFADHLEAHLKTRQTDFELIISDERNELLETGGGVVKALPLLGDGPIFICNIDAVWLEKTETLAAMIKAWDADVMDDLLLLAPIGDTMGYNGKGDFSMDADRSIAWRDGDSAPYVYAGVQIARLEPLRGYKVEPFSRTKVWRQSVPNNRAFGHILNGFWMHVGDPQARNVAEGILADEWENWA; translated from the coding sequence GTGATTAAAACAGCGATGATCATGGCGGCGGGGCACGGGACACGGATGCGGCCGCTAACCCATGACCGCTCAAAAGCGATGGTGGAGCTAGCCGGACGCCCTCTCATTGATCACATGATTGACCGCTTGCTGGCGGTGGGTGTCACGCGCATTATTGTTAACGTCCATGCCTTCGCTGATCATTTGGAGGCACATCTTAAAACACGACAGACCGATTTTGAATTAATTATCTCGGATGAGCGGAATGAACTTCTTGAGACGGGCGGCGGCGTCGTTAAAGCTTTGCCACTGCTGGGGGATGGTCCCATATTTATTTGCAACATTGACGCGGTTTGGCTGGAAAAAACAGAGACGCTGGCAGCTATGATAAAGGCATGGGACGCAGATGTGATGGACGATTTGCTCCTGCTCGCGCCGATTGGTGACACCATGGGCTATAACGGCAAGGGCGATTTTTCTATGGATGCTGACCGCAGTATTGCTTGGCGCGATGGTGACAGTGCGCCTTATGTCTATGCAGGCGTTCAAATCGCGCGGCTAGAGCCGTTACGCGGTTATAAGGTCGAGCCATTTTCGCGCACGAAAGTCTGGCGTCAATCTGTGCCTAATAATCGGGCTTTCGGCCACATCCTCAACGGCTTTTGGATGCATGTCGGCGACCCGCAAGCTCGCAATGTGGCCGAAGGTATTCTGGCGGATGAATGGGAAAATTGGGCGTGA
- the addB gene encoding double-strand break repair protein AddB, which yields MGKLGVSDYDPADKLPVFTMPSGVDFLGSLAAGLRAQYGEGLSDALILLPTRRAVRALGDAFVDLAREDGKGVTLLPRMRPLADIDPDEPPFEIGDLAARVPREISGMQRRFDMAKIVTAYHHKISSLPITPAGTLAMADQLLMILDDADMEEVDLSKTGALTDIAKMATEHYQNAAELFKIISDYWPKYLAEQNAIGPMARRVALLNALTELWSETPPDYPVIIAGSTGTLGATARLMGCVARLADSQIILPGLDVNLRTAAWDAIGAEHPQNALKNLLSVIGIDRADVRDFTPLIGLTGSLSGRRRVISEALVPVPETNDWPTQINIVRHEKEGYDPFEVAFKGLSLIEAETDDEEAMSIALIMRETLEAPDATAALVTPDPALARRVKAKLRRWDVNVDYSQGEPLEETQMGAYLAGLMRVIIDPENPVHLAFIAKHPLSAMGWDGGRLSQAWRRIERKALRGPRRSIKNIDAMRFDKNHYGRDIFDDDDRAAIDDLIAFDNVIKQTIDALSGPCHADVWARNLTTLAETLATTDDTPGMARLWLGEAGEKAALLLTQLIEHGGLLPAMDAGHFADVFGNLMRGQVVRPRYGTHPRLQILGPLEARMLWADTVVLGGLNEGIWPVAPTVEPFLSRSMRRALGLSLPERRYGLSAHDFAELASNPKVILTRSKRTDSGPAVASRWLWRLQTLARGAHMNADGMDMSRDMFKPDQDYLGWARAVDAVDAQAVSAIERPEPAPPLDARWPKGRQISVTRLTTLIRDPYAHYARTILGLEPLDNLDSGLDARVLGTSIHGVLEDFSKRFGDTVPDDAREILAGDLAASLSALNVPDATVYAERPRLERIAGKYLDWFSKSRADGWHTAGLEVSGKMSVSAKGGEFQATAIADRIDYRSGQYRLVDYKTGKPPSTNVIKAGFDAQLPLQVVMIDQDGFKDMHGTVGDMSYLSLQGFNDDPPFHSLQTGRSVWSPEDYAQAAEEALQKLIDYFDTDGSIYHAQPRIQYENIYGDYDHLSRRAEWAKAGDNDTNGGEG from the coding sequence ATGGGAAAATTGGGCGTGAGCGATTACGACCCAGCGGATAAATTACCTGTTTTTACGATGCCGTCTGGCGTGGACTTCCTTGGCTCTCTCGCGGCGGGACTGCGGGCGCAATACGGCGAGGGTTTATCAGACGCGCTGATACTATTGCCGACGCGTCGTGCTGTGCGGGCCTTGGGCGATGCCTTTGTTGATCTCGCGCGCGAAGACGGAAAAGGCGTGACACTGCTGCCGCGCATGCGTCCGCTGGCCGATATTGACCCGGACGAGCCACCCTTTGAAATCGGTGATTTGGCCGCCCGTGTGCCGCGCGAAATATCAGGTATGCAGCGCCGTTTTGATATGGCCAAGATTGTTACGGCCTATCATCATAAAATATCATCTTTGCCGATCACACCTGCGGGTACGTTGGCGATGGCCGATCAACTTCTGATGATTTTAGATGACGCAGATATGGAAGAGGTTGACCTCTCCAAAACGGGCGCGCTGACAGACATTGCAAAAATGGCAACAGAGCATTACCAAAATGCCGCTGAATTATTTAAAATCATATCGGACTATTGGCCAAAATATCTAGCCGAGCAAAACGCTATTGGCCCTATGGCGCGCAGGGTGGCGCTACTGAATGCTTTGACAGAATTATGGTCTGAAACTCCGCCTGATTATCCTGTGATTATCGCAGGCTCCACGGGTACACTCGGCGCAACAGCGCGATTGATGGGGTGTGTCGCGCGACTGGCGGACAGCCAAATTATTTTGCCCGGTCTGGACGTCAATTTGCGTACGGCAGCGTGGGACGCGATTGGCGCCGAGCATCCGCAAAATGCGTTGAAAAATTTGTTGTCTGTGATTGGGATAGACCGCGCGGATGTGCGTGACTTCACGCCGCTGATTGGCCTCACGGGCTCGCTATCGGGTCGTCGCCGCGTCATATCCGAAGCTCTCGTTCCCGTGCCGGAAACCAATGACTGGCCGACGCAAATCAATATCGTCCGGCATGAAAAAGAGGGTTACGACCCGTTCGAGGTTGCGTTTAAAGGCCTGTCACTCATAGAGGCTGAAACCGATGATGAAGAAGCGATGAGCATTGCGCTTATCATGCGCGAAACATTGGAGGCGCCTGACGCCACCGCAGCCCTTGTGACCCCTGACCCTGCGCTTGCGCGGCGCGTAAAAGCCAAGCTGCGGCGGTGGGATGTCAATGTCGATTATTCCCAAGGCGAACCGCTGGAAGAAACCCAAATGGGGGCCTATTTGGCGGGCCTCATGCGGGTGATTATTGACCCAGAGAACCCCGTGCACTTGGCGTTTATTGCCAAACATCCGCTGAGCGCGATGGGATGGGATGGGGGGCGGCTGTCGCAGGCTTGGCGACGGATAGAGCGCAAAGCGCTACGCGGCCCGCGTCGCTCTATCAAAAATATTGACGCGATGCGCTTTGATAAAAACCATTATGGGCGTGATATATTTGATGATGACGACCGCGCGGCCATTGATGATTTAATTGCCTTTGATAACGTCATTAAACAGACAATTGACGCTCTATCGGGGCCCTGTCACGCCGATGTCTGGGCACGCAATTTAACGACCCTTGCCGAAACACTGGCAACCACTGATGACACCCCTGGTATGGCTCGATTATGGCTGGGCGAGGCGGGTGAAAAAGCGGCCTTATTGCTGACCCAGCTGATTGAACACGGCGGATTATTACCCGCCATGGACGCAGGCCATTTCGCCGATGTGTTTGGGAATCTCATGCGCGGCCAAGTCGTGCGCCCGCGCTACGGCACCCATCCACGACTACAAATTCTAGGCCCGTTAGAGGCGCGGATGCTCTGGGCGGATACGGTTGTTCTGGGCGGCCTAAACGAAGGCATCTGGCCCGTAGCTCCGACTGTGGAGCCGTTTTTATCCCGCTCTATGCGGCGCGCTTTGGGGTTGTCCTTGCCTGAACGCCGCTACGGATTATCGGCGCATGATTTTGCCGAGCTTGCCAGTAACCCCAAAGTTATTTTAACGCGGTCAAAACGCACTGATAGCGGGCCAGCAGTGGCCTCGCGCTGGCTCTGGCGGCTGCAAACGCTGGCGCGCGGGGCGCATATGAACGCTGACGGCATGGATATGTCCCGTGACATGTTTAAGCCTGATCAAGATTACCTTGGCTGGGCGCGCGCCGTTGATGCGGTGGACGCGCAAGCGGTGAGCGCGATAGAGCGTCCTGAACCCGCCCCGCCGCTGGATGCGCGGTGGCCCAAAGGGCGGCAGATTTCTGTCACCCGCCTGACCACCCTTATCCGTGATCCTTACGCCCATTATGCCCGCACGATTTTGGGGCTGGAACCGCTGGATAATCTTGACTCGGGTCTTGATGCGCGGGTCTTGGGTACCTCTATTCATGGCGTGCTGGAAGATTTCTCTAAGCGCTTTGGCGATACCGTGCCGGATGACGCGCGCGAGATTTTGGCGGGTGATTTGGCGGCCTCGCTCAGCGCGCTTAATGTGCCTGACGCCACTGTCTATGCAGAGCGGCCAAGGCTTGAACGCATTGCGGGGAAATATCTGGATTGGTTTTCCAAATCTCGTGCGGACGGCTGGCACACGGCAGGGCTTGAAGTCTCTGGCAAAATGAGCGTCTCTGCCAAGGGTGGTGAGTTTCAAGCCACCGCCATCGCCGACCGTATTGATTATCGCAGCGGGCAATACCGCTTGGTTGATTATAAAACCGGAAAACCGCCATCGACTAATGTCATTAAGGCGGGCTTTGACGCACAACTCCCGCTACAAGTCGTGATGATTGACCAAGACGGGTTTAAAGATATGCACGGCACCGTTGGCGATATGAGTTATCTATCGCTGCAAGGCTTTAACGACGACCCGCCGTTTCATTCGCTGCAAACGGGACGCAGTGTTTGGTCACCCGAAGACTACGCGCAAGCGGCTGAGGAGGCCTTGCAAAAATTAATTGATTATTTCGATACTGACGGGTCAATTTATCACGCGCAGCCGCGCATCCAATATGAAAATATTTACGGCGATTATGACCATCTGTCGCGCCGCGCAGAATGGGCCAAGGCGGGTGACAATGACACTAACGGAGGCGAGGGATGA